The nucleotide sequence AAAATGCATTCTTCACATAGATATGCATGTCTTAAACACCACGACGCCACCTCGTGTGATTGATTGATCAACAGTGTTACTTATTCATGCATTGATGACTTTTATACTAATCCAGTGAACTtaattttggttattttataATGTATAGAGGTCTTAATGATTTAAACAGGATAAAAGTATTATTTTATGCTGGTACACTTGCATTTTTTTGCAAATGTGGCTTTGCAATGCTATTCTCATTTTCTGCTTTATGTTGTCATTGATGCTTACTGAGCAATGTTACATAATAAACCACATTTTTATTCTCATGCAGATCTCTGTTCCTCACAATGAGTCAGACAAATTACCCCGAGGAAGCCTCGATAAAATGACATTGATTGAGGTCTGTAAATTGGCTCATCGATTTATATTTGATATGTCAATTTCTAACATTCATTTAACTGATGTGTGCAAACTACTTGTTTAGGTTGGTCCACGGTTCTGCTTGAATCCGATTAAAATATTCGGTGGCAGTTTTGGAGGCCCGACTTTATATGAGAATCCACTCTACGTGTCACCAAACCAGGTAACAACCAACATGTTCTCAATGTACACTTGTAATTTCTGTAATTTTCTATTGAAAATAACTAcatatttgttatgtttttaaccTTTTTATGTTGTAGATCCGAGCTttgcagaagaagaaaaaggctGGAACGTTTGCAAAGAAGATCAAAGCAAAGACAAGGAGGAAAATGCATGAGATGGCCAATCCTCTGGAGCCTGATGAGTTTGCAGATATGTGGAAAGATTAATCTTAAACTCCCCTGCCTCTTTTCACTAAAAGCAAGAATGGACTTTTCACCTTATATATCCAAACATGAAATGGTGATTTTTGGTTGGCAGTCCGTTCTTTGTAGCGGCTTTTTGATGTTGCGAATTGCTTTATATGTTCTATTGGAAATATAGGATGTACTTCTATGTGATGTGATTGTTCCCATCAAACTATGATATTATGATctgtaatgttattttctttaattattgtttttctggTGACTGTTTCCTACCCTGCCTTACTTGTACTATTTTgctatatttatattattatagtgtttttgtcaagtagtaTTTAGCAGAGAAGGTTTGTTTTAGCCTGAGATTGACTTGGCTTATGCCATTAAACATGACCAGCTTATTTTTTCCATTAATCTCACGAGAAGTAAGAATTATAATACTTGGGAAGctatattattcaaaaaaaaaaaaaaccggggaagcaatatataaaatttgtaaCTTCCAATTTTCCCACGTGCGAAGGATGCCCATGAAATTCTACgcagtttattattattattattatttttttaatttgtaacttttaattttttcaggAATGTCAACTTATTTGCCAaacactatttttaaaataatacatgGAAATCAAATTTTAGAGAAATTAAACTAGCCCTGTGAGCCATCATGATATCAAATGTCCCAAAATTTCATCCTTCATTTTCATTATCCCTGAAGTTTctttaatgacaaatgttatAAGTATTATATTCTTTGTTCGAATTTAAACCCAAAACTCAAACTCCAAAGTTTAACATCAAATAAGTTGACCTCCCAAGCTCATTAACTCTAGAGTTTAACATCTGTGCATCTACATCAattacatacaaaaaaaaaaaagtatacaaaCATCTAATCAGACCTCACAGTAATATCATAGACATATTTTATCAACATACGCATAAATAACTATATTAAAATATGATTGAATgtatatgttaatattttacCACatcaattccttcaaaaaaaaaaatatttttttaccagaTCAATTAAATTTTTCCACTAATACAATTCATCCCAAAGATAAACTTCTAAATGAAATCAAATAGATAACTCATTTGGAGTTAGCCTGTTAGTTGATTTGGGATCTTGAAGTTTGTTCCTCTTAAGGTTTCAAGTTCGATTTTATGTTGCCAATTTCGGTGGACAAGTCCATATAGAGCTTTGCTCTGGTTTTAAATGCAGCATCCGCAAGTGGACGATGAGATTAATTCTCTCAAATTAGTCGGTTCTTGGATCGGATAacgagttaaaaaaaattgtacagaGAATTCCCAGGATTGAAAATTCATTGTAAAAAGGGATGTGAAGAACATATTTAAGATTGCCTCATACGGGGTATGCTAAAAAGTACAAACCTAAGATCAACTCATACCGAAaggaaaatttatatttagaaCATAAGCTTATTCACGCAACATAATAAACCTCAAGTCCCTCATGTGACTTAATTCCCTAGCTTTGCACTAGAGAACACGAAGCTGCGCAAGGAAGGCAACACAAAGATCCAAGAAAAGAAACTGGGGATCCTCAACCCTTTGAAGATCAAACAGATACTTCTCCTGAGTTTTGTAGAGCTGTAAAACGGGGTTGGGTAGCTCAATTAGTTTGAGTAagtttaaatttaaacaaatgagtaaatattaatctaacaaataactactaacatttgttttttttttaaaaaaagtttgaaaaaattcTTGAAAATAACAATCACCGAATAATTAGTCATCAACGTGAATATCAATCTGCGAACACATAATACTAGTAAACTATGaagtatttgtttattttcctcTTACTCTTAGCATTAATTCACTAACTTATAAACCGAGAAGCAATACTTAGCAATGAAACACTACCAAATCCGACACCGacactaaaatataaatactgataataattttaaaaaaaggaaaaaacgaTAGAATATAACTAGATGTGTTAATGTTCGACACCAACACAAGTTGGACACCACACACCTTCAATCGTGTTGGTGCTAAATAGATAATTAATTCGTTCACACATGAGTTGGCCTATTTTCTAATAGATTGCAAAACACAATAATTCTAGGTTAATTGCGTTGTACTAAAAAAATAGGAGGTTAATTGGAAGAAGAGAAAATTTTGAAGACCCTTCAACTTTGGTTTTCAAACTACTAATGTTTAACAAAGGGTTCTATTATATACTCAAGAAGCTCAACGAATGACAATGAAAAGGTTACTACTAAACCtgtgattaaaaatatatttaaatctaAATGCAACATAGGTTAAGGTTATCAAGAAAACTACCTGCACTTCAAACTTGACTACACTTAACTTAGGAACAACTTCATATTTTCAATAATACTGACATTACCATGCACATAATTGTTAACCAACATCTTAAAGACATCGGTTACATGTaactaacaaaacaaacaagGACATTAAACATAATACTAACATATGAATTTTGGCATTTAACAATTACTCTGTACCTTCTCACCTGCTCAAATGAGGTCGGTTAGCAATTCTTCTAACATTTAGTCACTATGTTGTATCCGTCcttataacaaaagaaaatactgAATGATTATTTCAGAGcaatgaagcacggacactggACACGGTCACCGACACCgttaaaaatttaagaaaatcacataattgagtataattatatgtgtcggtgtcagacacaACGTGTATCCGACACTAGGACACACTTAATTTGAGAAGTGTATACGTGCTTCATAGTATCAGAGTTAATTAACTATCAACAAAAAGCATAAACAGAAAACCATTCATAAAGCTACATTGACGAGTGATATATGTATCTCACACTTCTCATTATTACACACATTctgttttattatgtttttaagttttaacaagACCCCAAAATTCCTTACATTGCCACTGCTAACACAATCATTTTCTGCAGTTTTCTATGCATGGAGATTTGGATAATTCAAACATAGTGAGAATTTTCCATCACCAGCACAAACACGATAACAATTGTCCAATAACAAATAGCAAGGTATGTAATGTAAGGTGAAAAACCATAAAACTGttgaaatattataataaatggTATCCCCAAAACATGACTTTTGTGTCAATCTTGTGGAACCTGTATCAGAGAATGACCTAACTCATGAAATTTCCTCGACCACTGTTTGTAGCTCCTTGTGATGAAACTTGTCCCTGAGAAACTGTTTGTGAGCGCCCAGGATCTTGAACATAGTTTTGACCCCTTCCAGCACCAACCATCTGTTGCTGCTGAGGAAGCTGTTGATGCTGGGAtagctgctgctgctgctgcatgTGAGAaagctgctgctgctgttgagATTGCATCTGCTGgtgctgttgttgcatttgttGCTGTTGCAGCTGCTGCTGACTGGACAATGGTGGCTTAGTTACAACCATCTCCTTAGGAAAAATCATCCCGATCAAGCGGCAAGGTTTGTCTGAAACAGACATTAGCAACGTCTGTGATGGCAATTGAATAACTGCACATTGCTTCTTTTCCTTCAGCTGACCAAGAAAACCGTGCTGGTTCATTGCCCGAAAAACTAGGAAATCTGCCTTTCCTATATACTGCTTGTTATTCATGTGATCCTGAGATATAAGCCGACCTATTTGCATACCAGCAGGCCAGTCCGCTGTAAGTGTCTCGGATGCAGAAAAACTCCTATAACCTTCGAGTTTGCTGATAAATACCGGCTGTCCTTGTCTTAAACCTGTCAAGGTTCCCTCCCAGGCCTTAATATATTTGGGCGGCTGTGCAGAAGTTGTCTGTTGTGATAAGGGCATATTAGTAGCAGCTGCGTTATTCACAAGTGGCTGCATGCCTGACTGTACTTGTTGAGGCATTCCTGGAGTAGGAATCATTCTGGGAACCTGTTGTCCCATGCTAACAGCTCCTTGAATATTAGCCGATGGTTGTGAAGTGGCTGACATTAGTAAATCAAGACTTGACTGTTGCCCAACCTGTGTAGAAGCAGTAAGATATCCCGAACTAGTAATTACTGGCGGTCCAGAAGATGTCGTGCCACGCTCAATTTTTACGACACGCTCAACTTTTACCGGCAATGGCTCAACTTTTACAGGCACTGGCTCAGCTTTTACAGTAGCAGGAGTCACACTGACATTAGGTATTGGCTGCCGGTTAGCAATAGATCCATTCACCGATGGCAATGAAGATGGGGGTGCCCCCGTAACTGGTGCGACAGATACATCGTCAACTTTAACATGAATTTGATTTGAAGGCAAGTTTGTTGTTCCGGAAGGACTCAAGGCAGTGCGGGCTTCCCTGAAACCTTCTGATATCAAAACAAGAGGGGGTTTAGCATCAACCGGTGGATTGACAGCTCCAGCATTGTAGATGGCTTTGATTTTGGGAAGATTTCTTGGGCAGATGACAGATAGAGAAATAGAAAACTGCGGAAATGCTTTAGCAACATCTTCAGCATCATAAAACTGGTTACCTGATTCCGAGTCAATGGATTCATTCTTCTTGGGAACATATATTGGT is from Medicago truncatula cultivar Jemalong A17 chromosome 1, MtrunA17r5.0-ANR, whole genome shotgun sequence and encodes:
- the LOC25481943 gene encoding mediator of RNA polymerase II transcription subunit 25 encodes the protein MAEKKVIVVVESTAAMGPHWDTLQVDYLNKIVKSLCGNEPAVSNAQFALVTYHTHGIYSPVLVQRSGWTRDPEVFLDWLSSISFSGGGLNDTAVAEGLAEALMMFSPSQSESPNQKNVDMPMHCILVAASNPYPLKRPIYVPKKNESIDSESGNQFYDAEDVAKAFPQFSISLSVICPRNLPKIKAIYNAGAVNPPVDAKPPLVLISEGFREARTALSPSGTTNLPSNQIHVKVDDVSVAPVTGAPPSSLPSVNGSIANRQPIPNVSVTPATVKAEPVPVKVEPLPVKVERVVKIERGTTSSGPPVITSSGYLTASTQVGQQSSLDLLMSATSQPSANIQGAVSMGQQVPRMIPTPGMPQQVQSGMQPLVNNAAATNMPLSQQTTSAQPPKYIKAWEGTLTGLRQGQPVFISKLEGYRSFSASETLTADWPAGMQIGRLISQDHMNNKQYIGKADFLVFRAMNQHGFLGQLKEKKQCAVIQLPSQTLLMSVSDKPCRLIGMIFPKEMVVTKPPLSSQQQLQQQQMQQQHQQMQSQQQQQLSHMQQQQQLSQHQQLPQQQQMVGAGRGQNYVQDPGRSQTVSQGQVSSQGATNSGRGNFMS